A single Fundidesulfovibrio soli DNA region contains:
- the msrB gene encoding peptide-methionine (R)-S-oxide reductase MsrB, with protein sequence MKHTSRTFGWFFALMAVGCIWPLDHTAGAVTPEELALKPGEAVATFAGGCFWCTESDFEMVPGVIRVISGYSGGKEPDPTYKQVSAGLTGHLEAIQVYYDPRAVNYAALVDYLFHHIDPTDAGGQFVDRGKQYRSAIYYRTDEERQIAEAARDKLAASGVFEGKPIVTLIEPFTAFYPAEDYHQDYHTNNPLRYNYYRYGSGRDQFLKKVWGDKQAGPSTQSVVQPAAPVKEQAKAPAGPKAVDGTYVKPSEAELRKMLTPLQFKVTQQEGTEPPFNNIYADNHKPGIYVDIVSGEPLFSSLDKYDSGTGWPSFTKPLEPGNIVTREDRRLFTTRVEVRSKHADSHLGHVFDDGPKPTGLRYCMNSAALKFIPVEDLEKEGYGQYLKLFKK encoded by the coding sequence ATGAAGCACACTTCCCGCACTTTCGGATGGTTTTTCGCATTGATGGCCGTGGGCTGCATCTGGCCCTTGGATCACACCGCCGGGGCAGTGACACCCGAGGAGCTGGCGCTCAAGCCCGGCGAGGCGGTGGCCACCTTCGCGGGCGGCTGTTTCTGGTGCACGGAGTCCGATTTCGAGATGGTTCCTGGCGTGATCCGGGTCATCTCGGGCTACTCCGGCGGCAAGGAGCCCGACCCCACGTACAAGCAGGTCTCGGCCGGGCTCACCGGGCACCTGGAGGCCATCCAGGTCTATTACGACCCGCGCGCGGTGAACTACGCCGCCCTGGTGGACTACCTCTTCCACCACATCGACCCCACCGATGCGGGCGGCCAGTTCGTGGACAGGGGCAAGCAGTACCGCTCGGCCATTTACTACCGCACCGACGAGGAGCGCCAGATCGCCGAGGCCGCCCGCGACAAGCTGGCCGCATCCGGCGTGTTCGAGGGCAAGCCCATCGTCACGCTCATCGAGCCGTTCACCGCCTTCTACCCGGCGGAGGACTACCATCAGGATTACCACACCAACAACCCGCTGCGGTACAACTACTACCGCTACGGCTCCGGGCGCGACCAGTTCCTGAAGAAGGTCTGGGGCGACAAGCAGGCCGGGCCTTCGACCCAGTCGGTGGTGCAGCCCGCCGCGCCCGTGAAGGAACAGGCCAAGGCCCCCGCAGGCCCAAAGGCCGTGGACGGCACCTATGTGAAGCCGAGCGAGGCCGAGCTGCGCAAGATGCTCACGCCCCTGCAGTTCAAGGTCACGCAGCAGGAGGGCACGGAGCCGCCCTTCAACAACATCTACGCCGACAACCACAAGCCGGGCATCTACGTGGATATCGTCTCGGGCGAGCCGCTGTTCTCCTCGCTGGACAAGTACGATTCCGGGACGGGCTGGCCCAGCTTCACCAAGCCGCTGGAGCCCGGGAACATCGTGACCAGGGAGGACCGGAGGCTCTTCACCACCCGGGTGGAAGTGCGCTCCAAGCACGCGGATTCCCACCTGGGGCATGTGTTCGACGACGGCCCCAAGCCCACAGGGTTGAGATACTGCATGAACTCGGCGGCGCTGAAGTTCATCCCCGTGGAGGACTTGGAGAAGGAAGGCTACGGGCAGTATTTGAAGCTGTTCAAGAAGTAG
- a CDS encoding methyl-accepting chemotaxis protein, which produces MFSGLSIRARSVLLGGLLPVLSLCALSLAEHVFGMTGTMTFLVVLVLSIAVGTAAGFLAFKNVSGILGELSASIQKVVGGNFRGELPKCPVKEVEPLEDALKALITQLKLTLGNWNGFTEAVLIPYAFVDTRGHLTICNQMALQMLERDGKPADYAGMYFSEFFYSDRNRKAAIVEVMEKDKGEVRDVAFKNFKGNDRHVKIALSPLHDLDGNLSGGLCMYLDYTDLHFKEEQVARQGESILNAMRVVEDISVELSGTSQELFSKVGGASRGAEIQSRRAEETATAMEEMNATVLEVAKNASQAADTASQAKRNAEDGAAIVQQLVMFINQVLGNAKQSLDDMGILGKQADGIGSILNVISDIADQTNLLALNAAIEAARAGDAGRGFAVVADEVRKLAEKTMTATKEVGEAIRGIQQGTKQNYTHVEQAVGAITEATQLAGRSGESLRSIVHFVESTSDQVRAIATASEQQSAASEEINRSIEDVSRISVETSEAMRQSARAVDELTRQAQVLNTLIDKMKNENGMSSSPAGLPSGVR; this is translated from the coding sequence ATGTTCTCAGGTTTGTCTATCCGCGCCAGATCGGTGCTTCTTGGTGGCCTGCTGCCTGTTTTGTCCTTGTGCGCCTTAAGCCTTGCCGAGCACGTGTTCGGAATGACCGGGACAATGACCTTCCTGGTTGTTCTGGTTTTGAGCATTGCCGTTGGTACTGCTGCCGGTTTCTTAGCCTTCAAAAACGTGTCCGGCATCCTGGGCGAGTTAAGCGCTTCAATTCAGAAAGTTGTCGGCGGTAATTTCCGGGGTGAGTTGCCGAAGTGCCCGGTGAAAGAGGTTGAACCCCTCGAAGACGCCCTGAAAGCGCTCATTACCCAGCTTAAATTGACGCTTGGCAATTGGAATGGGTTTACCGAGGCGGTGCTCATTCCTTACGCCTTCGTTGACACCAGAGGGCACCTCACCATCTGCAACCAGATGGCGCTTCAAATGTTGGAACGCGACGGTAAGCCAGCGGATTATGCGGGCATGTACTTTTCGGAATTCTTTTATTCAGACCGCAACAGAAAGGCTGCAATTGTTGAGGTGATGGAAAAGGACAAGGGCGAGGTGCGTGACGTCGCGTTCAAGAACTTCAAGGGGAATGATCGCCACGTCAAGATTGCACTTTCCCCCCTGCATGATTTGGACGGCAACTTGAGCGGTGGACTGTGCATGTACCTCGACTACACGGACCTTCACTTCAAGGAGGAACAGGTCGCTCGCCAGGGGGAGAGTATCCTGAACGCGATGCGCGTTGTGGAGGATATCTCAGTCGAATTGTCAGGAACGAGCCAGGAATTGTTCTCCAAGGTAGGGGGAGCCAGCCGAGGCGCCGAGATCCAGAGCCGTCGCGCTGAAGAAACCGCAACCGCCATGGAAGAGATGAACGCGACAGTCCTGGAGGTTGCCAAGAATGCATCCCAGGCGGCGGATACGGCATCCCAGGCCAAGCGGAACGCCGAAGATGGCGCGGCGATCGTTCAGCAACTCGTCATGTTCATCAATCAAGTACTGGGCAATGCAAAGCAATCCCTCGACGACATGGGCATTCTGGGAAAGCAGGCTGACGGCATCGGCAGCATACTCAATGTGATTTCCGACATTGCCGACCAGACAAACCTTTTGGCGCTGAACGCGGCGATCGAGGCGGCCCGTGCGGGCGATGCCGGTCGAGGCTTTGCGGTAGTGGCGGACGAGGTGCGTAAACTTGCCGAAAAGACAATGACCGCAACCAAGGAAGTCGGCGAGGCAATACGCGGTATCCAACAGGGGACGAAACAAAATTACACCCACGTCGAGCAGGCTGTGGGGGCCATTACCGAGGCTACCCAGTTGGCTGGCAGGTCGGGTGAATCGCTCCGGTCCATTGTTCACTTCGTGGAAAGCACTTCCGATCAGGTTCGCGCAATCGCCACCGCTTCTGAACAGCAATCCGCCGCCAGCGAGGAGATCAACAGGAGCATCGAGGATGTCAGCAGGATCTCTGTCGAGACCTCCGAGGCGATGAGGCAGTCAGCCCGGGCCGTGGATGAACTTACTCGCCAGGCGCAGGTGCTCAATACATTGATAGACAAGATGAAAAATGAAAATGGGATGTCAAGCTCCCCCGCTGGCTTGCCCTCGGGTGTGCGGTGA
- the gcvPB gene encoding aminomethyl-transferring glycine dehydrogenase subunit GcvPB yields MSTLFKKSSPGREGVWPEAPSQELGELLPEGLLREKPAGMPSLSELDVVRHFSLLSRKNFGVDSNFYPLGSCTMKYNPKFCEDIAGLPGFARLHPLLPQLPRGDELTQGALEVMYETERWLCEITGMAEYTLHPMAGAHGELTGVLTIAAYHADKGNKKTKIICPDSAHGTNPASAAIAGYEVVSIASKDGIVDPDALAEVLDDEVAAMMMTCPNTLGLFEKNLPRIVEMLRSVDALLYYDGANLNAIMGKMRVGDAGFDVVHVNLHKTFGTPHGGGGPGSGPVGVCEKLVPYLPISRVVKDPSGRFHLRYDYPKSIGYVAPFYGNFGVVLKAYAYMLRLGREGLIKVSENAVLAANYLRKLLDDVLEVPYDRVCMHEFVASADKQSQKGVRALDIAKALLDKGYHAPTIYFPLIVKECLMFEPTETESKETLDQFVTDLREILALAESDPAAVQAAPVTTPVGRLDETRAARNMEITDDM; encoded by the coding sequence ATGAGCACGCTGTTCAAGAAATCCTCCCCCGGCCGCGAGGGCGTCTGGCCCGAGGCTCCGTCCCAGGAACTAGGCGAGCTGCTGCCCGAAGGCCTGCTGCGCGAAAAGCCGGCCGGCATGCCCTCGCTCTCCGAGCTGGACGTGGTGCGCCACTTCAGCCTGCTCTCCCGCAAGAACTTCGGGGTGGACTCCAACTTCTACCCCCTGGGCTCCTGCACCATGAAGTACAACCCCAAGTTCTGCGAGGACATCGCCGGACTGCCGGGGTTCGCCCGCCTGCACCCCCTGCTGCCCCAACTGCCGCGCGGCGACGAGCTGACCCAGGGCGCGCTGGAGGTGATGTACGAGACGGAGCGCTGGCTCTGCGAGATCACCGGCATGGCGGAGTACACGCTGCACCCCATGGCGGGCGCGCACGGCGAGCTCACGGGCGTGCTGACCATCGCCGCCTACCACGCGGACAAGGGCAACAAGAAGACCAAGATCATCTGCCCCGACTCCGCCCACGGCACCAACCCCGCCTCGGCGGCCATCGCCGGGTACGAGGTGGTCTCCATCGCCTCCAAGGACGGCATCGTGGACCCCGACGCCCTGGCCGAGGTGCTCGACGATGAAGTGGCGGCCATGATGATGACCTGCCCCAACACCCTGGGCCTGTTCGAGAAGAACCTGCCCAGGATCGTTGAGATGCTGCGCTCCGTGGACGCGCTGCTCTACTATGACGGGGCCAACCTGAACGCCATCATGGGCAAGATGCGCGTGGGCGACGCGGGCTTCGACGTGGTGCACGTGAACCTGCACAAGACCTTCGGCACCCCCCACGGCGGCGGCGGCCCCGGCTCCGGCCCGGTGGGCGTGTGCGAGAAGCTCGTGCCCTACCTGCCCATCTCCCGCGTGGTGAAGGATCCGTCCGGGCGCTTCCACCTGCGCTACGACTACCCCAAGTCCATCGGCTACGTGGCGCCCTTCTACGGCAACTTCGGCGTGGTGCTCAAAGCCTACGCCTACATGCTGCGCCTGGGCCGCGAGGGCCTGATCAAGGTCAGCGAGAACGCCGTGCTGGCCGCCAACTACCTGCGCAAGCTGCTCGACGACGTGCTGGAGGTGCCCTACGACAGGGTCTGCATGCACGAGTTCGTGGCCTCGGCGGACAAGCAGTCCCAGAAGGGCGTGCGCGCCTTGGACATCGCCAAGGCGCTCCTGGACAAGGGCTACCACGCCCCCACGATCTACTTCCCGCTGATCGTCAAGGAATGCCTGATGTTCGAGCCCACGGAGACCGAATCCAAGGAGACCTTGGACCAGTTCGTGACCGACCTGCGGGAGATCCTGGCCCTGGCCGAGAGCGACCCGGCGGCGGTGCAGGCCGCGCCCGTGACCACCCCGGTTGGGAGGTTGGACGAGACGCGGGCCGCGAGGAACATGGAGATTACGGACGACATGTAA
- the gcvPA gene encoding aminomethyl-transferring glycine dehydrogenase subunit GcvPA, translating to MPYVPHTPEDTRAMLGAIGAGSVEELFAEIPLALRPKSFDLPGGLSEMATRQRIEDLAARNSNGMVSFLGAGFYDHYVPSAVDALISRGEFYTAYTPYQPEASQGTLQAIFEYQTAVARLMGMECANASVYDGGTALYEAMMMAVRQTKRVKVIVSETVSPIYRILLDTYTRNLKLTLVTVPHAKGGTDFAAMQAALDDATACVVVQNPNFFGCVEDASALFAAAKAKGALAIVSAYPVLQSVLKTPAAMGADIAVAEGQSLGLPLFFGGPYLGVMTSTKPLVRQMPGRIVGRTQDGQGRTGYVLTLQAREQHIRRQKATSNICSNQALCALRSLIHLSLLGEEGLARTARVSMENARYAAKKLTAIKGVELLSDKPFGNEFAITLPRSAQDVCLTLIEKGFVPGFPLGRYYQGMDNALLVCCTEKNSRRDIDILAAWMEDAI from the coding sequence ATGCCCTACGTTCCCCACACCCCGGAGGACACCCGGGCCATGCTGGGGGCAATCGGCGCGGGCTCCGTGGAGGAGCTGTTCGCCGAGATCCCCCTGGCCCTGCGTCCCAAGAGCTTCGACCTGCCAGGCGGCCTCTCCGAGATGGCCACCCGCCAGCGCATCGAAGACCTGGCCGCTCGCAACTCCAACGGCATGGTCAGCTTCCTCGGAGCCGGCTTCTACGACCACTACGTGCCCTCGGCCGTGGACGCGCTCATCAGCCGGGGCGAGTTCTACACGGCCTACACGCCCTACCAGCCCGAGGCCAGCCAGGGCACGCTGCAGGCCATCTTCGAATACCAGACCGCCGTGGCCCGGCTCATGGGCATGGAGTGCGCCAACGCCAGCGTCTACGACGGCGGCACCGCGCTCTATGAGGCCATGATGATGGCCGTGCGCCAGACCAAGCGGGTCAAGGTGATCGTCTCCGAGACGGTGAGCCCCATCTACCGCATCCTGTTGGACACCTACACCCGCAACCTGAAGCTCACGCTGGTCACGGTGCCCCACGCCAAGGGCGGCACGGACTTCGCCGCCATGCAGGCCGCGCTGGACGACGCCACCGCCTGCGTGGTGGTGCAGAACCCCAACTTCTTCGGCTGCGTGGAGGACGCCTCGGCCCTGTTCGCGGCGGCCAAGGCCAAGGGCGCGCTGGCCATCGTCAGCGCTTACCCGGTGCTGCAGAGCGTGCTCAAGACCCCCGCGGCCATGGGCGCGGACATCGCCGTGGCCGAGGGCCAGAGCCTGGGCCTGCCCCTCTTCTTCGGCGGGCCGTACCTGGGCGTGATGACCAGCACCAAGCCGCTGGTGCGCCAGATGCCCGGGCGCATCGTGGGCCGCACCCAGGACGGCCAGGGCCGCACCGGCTACGTGCTCACCCTGCAGGCCCGCGAGCAGCACATCCGCCGCCAGAAGGCCACCTCCAACATCTGCTCCAACCAGGCGCTGTGCGCGCTGCGCTCGCTGATCCACCTCTCCCTGCTGGGCGAGGAGGGCCTTGCCCGCACCGCCCGCGTGAGCATGGAGAACGCCCGCTACGCCGCAAAGAAGCTCACGGCCATCAAGGGCGTGGAGCTGCTCTCGGACAAGCCCTTCGGCAACGAGTTCGCCATCACCCTGCCCCGCTCCGCGCAGGACGTGTGCCTGACGCTCATCGAAAAGGGCTTCGTGCCGGGCTTCCCCCTGGGCCGCTACTACCAGGGCATGGACAACGCCCTGCTGGTCTGCTGCACCGAGAAGAACTCCCGCCGCGACATCGACATCCTGGCAGCCTGGATGGAGGACGCCATATGA
- the gcvH gene encoding glycine cleavage system protein GcvH, translated as MFPTDLLYTPSHEWAKIEGDTATVGITSFAQEQLGDITFVDLPAVGATVTQGKEFGSIESVKAASELYSPVSGEVVEVNADLDGAPELVNQEPFAGGWMIKVKLSAKPEGLLDAAAYEETAKSCH; from the coding sequence ATGTTCCCAACCGACCTTCTGTACACCCCCTCCCATGAATGGGCCAAGATCGAGGGCGACACCGCCACCGTCGGCATCACCTCCTTCGCCCAGGAGCAGCTCGGAGACATCACCTTCGTGGACCTGCCCGCCGTCGGCGCCACCGTCACCCAGGGCAAGGAGTTCGGCTCCATCGAATCAGTGAAGGCCGCCAGCGAGCTGTACTCCCCGGTCAGCGGCGAGGTGGTGGAGGTCAACGCCGACCTGGACGGCGCTCCCGAGCTCGTCAACCAGGAGCCCTTCGCGGGCGGCTGGATGATCAAGGTGAAGCTCTCCGCCAAGCCCGAGGGCCTGCTGGACGCCGCCGCTTACGAAGAAACCGCCAAGTCCTGCCACTAG
- a CDS encoding class I SAM-dependent methyltransferase, protein MHTETTSEQASKSLPDYTVGPRQRLVVEELGRAWQLNRTGDLEAIWENMSREEFGEDERMPYWAELWPASTLLCRWLSRNKRAISGRMCLDVGCGLGLTGIVGTWLGANVVGMDHQWPAVYFSRENAALNAVEQPMWVQMDWCAPAFKPRCFDFMWGGDIVYETRFYHPLTRLFREYLAPGGRIWLAEPKRSVSAPVWDRLAGDGFNVRKLFTEPVPVEGYHVTVNLWEMTLPD, encoded by the coding sequence ATGCATACCGAAACAACCTCGGAACAGGCCTCGAAATCCCTGCCGGACTACACCGTGGGGCCGCGCCAGCGCCTCGTGGTGGAGGAGCTGGGCCGCGCCTGGCAGCTCAACCGCACCGGCGACCTGGAGGCCATCTGGGAGAACATGAGCCGCGAGGAGTTCGGCGAGGACGAGCGCATGCCCTACTGGGCGGAGCTCTGGCCCGCCAGCACGCTGCTGTGCCGCTGGCTCTCGCGCAACAAGCGGGCCATCTCCGGGCGCATGTGCCTGGACGTGGGCTGCGGCCTGGGGCTCACGGGCATCGTGGGCACCTGGCTCGGGGCCAATGTCGTGGGCATGGACCACCAGTGGCCCGCGGTGTATTTCAGCCGCGAGAACGCGGCGCTCAACGCTGTGGAGCAGCCCATGTGGGTCCAGATGGACTGGTGCGCCCCGGCCTTCAAGCCCCGCTGCTTCGACTTCATGTGGGGCGGGGACATCGTCTACGAGACCCGCTTCTACCACCCCCTGACCAGGCTGTTCAGGGAATACCTGGCCCCCGGGGGCCGCATCTGGCTGGCCGAACCCAAACGCAGCGTCTCCGCCCCCGTGTGGGACCGGCTGGCCGGGGACGGCTTCAACGTGCGCAAGCTCTTCACGGAGCCTGTGCCCGTGGAAGGCTATCACGTCACGGTCAACCTCTGGGAAATGACCCTGCCGGACTAG
- the nikR gene encoding nickel-responsive transcriptional regulator NikR: MGKTIRFGVSLNSDLLEQFDSLCEERSYPNRSEAIRDLIRSVLVEKEQQEGDRDIAGVLSLVYDHHFSDLAQRLVEIQHDEHDVILTTMHVHLDHHNCLEVLILKGGGEAIRRLSDKLISTKGVKHGKLTLTTTGQGLA, encoded by the coding sequence ATGGGCAAGACCATCCGCTTCGGCGTGTCGCTCAACTCCGACCTGCTGGAGCAGTTCGACTCCCTCTGCGAGGAACGCAGCTACCCCAACCGCTCCGAGGCCATCCGCGACCTGATCCGCAGCGTCCTGGTGGAGAAGGAGCAGCAGGAAGGGGACCGCGATATCGCGGGGGTGCTGAGCCTCGTCTACGACCATCACTTCTCCGATCTGGCCCAGCGCCTGGTGGAGATCCAGCACGACGAGCACGACGTGATCCTGACCACCATGCACGTGCACCTGGACCACCACAACTGCCTGGAGGTGCTCATCCTCAAGGGCGGGGGCGAGGCCATCCGCAGGCTCTCCGACAAGCTCATCTCCACCAAGGGAGTCAAGCACGGCAAACTCACCCTGACCACCACCGGGCAGGGGCTGGCGTAG
- a CDS encoding 4Fe-4S binding protein has product MKHLRLGMSPRQRLRRALVFASFLLFPVTLNYFSPVLIVQGAISGVVTASALTFGALFLSGLFFGRGFCAWACPGAGLQEPLMGVNPNPLQSDTPDKIKWFIWVPWVAVILTCYGLTGLALRFAPLYRMPAGISVWQPMMFIPYFTVLALIIWLALALGRRGFCHAACWMAPFLILGAKAGDALGLRRLRLVSRPERCDGCGTCSSRCLMSLAVRDMAASGRTDHAECVLCGECADACPNGALKLGFIRPGTEK; this is encoded by the coding sequence ATGAAGCACCTGCGCCTCGGCATGTCCCCCCGCCAGCGGCTGCGCCGCGCCCTTGTGTTCGCGTCGTTCCTGCTTTTCCCGGTGACGCTCAACTATTTCTCCCCGGTGCTCATCGTCCAGGGAGCAATCTCTGGCGTGGTGACGGCCAGCGCCCTCACCTTCGGGGCGCTGTTTCTTTCGGGGCTCTTTTTCGGGCGCGGATTCTGCGCCTGGGCCTGCCCGGGGGCCGGGCTCCAGGAGCCGCTCATGGGCGTGAACCCGAACCCCCTGCAAAGCGACACCCCCGACAAGATCAAGTGGTTCATCTGGGTGCCCTGGGTTGCGGTCATCCTCACCTGCTACGGCCTGACGGGGCTCGCGCTGCGCTTCGCGCCGCTGTACAGAATGCCCGCCGGGATATCCGTCTGGCAGCCCATGATGTTCATCCCGTATTTCACGGTGCTGGCGCTCATCATCTGGCTGGCCCTGGCGCTGGGCAGGCGGGGCTTCTGCCACGCGGCCTGCTGGATGGCGCCCTTCCTCATCCTCGGCGCCAAGGCCGGCGACGCCCTGGGCCTGAGGAGGCTGCGCCTGGTGTCCAGGCCCGAGCGCTGCGACGGGTGCGGGACCTGCTCTTCGCGGTGCTTGATGAGTCTGGCCGTCCGGGATATGGCCGCCAGTGGCCGCACGGACCACGCCGAGTGTGTGCTCTGCGGCGAATGCGCCGATGCCTGCCCGAACGGAGCCCTGAAGCTGGGCTTCATCCGGCCCGGCACCGAAAAATAG
- the folE2 gene encoding GTP cyclohydrolase FolE2 has product MKDIQSSPADVSIAIDRVGIKSLRLPLTVKDRSRGSQHTVGEVDMAVDLPASFKGTHMSRFVEALESWKAELDYHGFKELVADVRTRLEAQNAHVAVRFPYFVRQTSPKSGAQANMDYACTVQGDLVGQRFSMTLCVEVPVMTVCPCSLAISDQGAHSQRTVVRARCRFKGFMWLEELIAMAEGAGSSPVYSLLKREDEKHVTESAFANPCFVEDVVRGVAKALEEHPQVTWYSVDVESFESIHNHCAVAGIERTKG; this is encoded by the coding sequence ATGAAAGACATCCAATCATCCCCCGCAGACGTCTCCATCGCCATCGACCGCGTGGGCATCAAGTCCCTGCGCCTGCCCCTCACCGTGAAGGACCGCTCCCGGGGCAGCCAGCACACCGTGGGCGAGGTGGACATGGCCGTGGACCTGCCCGCCAGCTTCAAGGGCACGCACATGTCCCGCTTCGTGGAGGCCCTTGAGAGCTGGAAGGCCGAACTGGACTACCACGGCTTCAAGGAGCTGGTGGCCGACGTGCGCACCCGCCTGGAAGCCCAGAACGCCCACGTGGCCGTTCGCTTCCCCTATTTCGTGCGCCAGACCTCGCCCAAGAGCGGGGCCCAGGCCAACATGGATTACGCCTGCACCGTGCAGGGCGATCTGGTGGGCCAGCGCTTCAGCATGACCCTCTGCGTCGAGGTGCCGGTGATGACCGTGTGCCCGTGCTCCCTGGCAATCAGCGACCAGGGCGCGCACAGCCAGCGCACCGTGGTGCGCGCCCGCTGCCGCTTCAAGGGTTTCATGTGGCTGGAGGAGCTCATCGCCATGGCCGAGGGGGCCGGGTCATCCCCAGTGTACTCGCTGCTCAAGCGCGAGGACGAGAAGCACGTCACCGAGTCGGCCTTCGCCAACCCCTGCTTCGTGGAGGACGTGGTGCGAGGTGTGGCCAAGGCCCTGGAGGAGCACCCCCAGGTGACCTGGTACAGCGTGGACGTGGAGAGCTTCGAGTCCATCCACAACCACTGCGCCGTGGCCGGGATCGAACGGACCAAGGGCTAG
- a CDS encoding nucleoside deaminase, with translation MNICVTLPDWVDAVARPGTVCATDEEKMAIAVALARENMSRGGGPFGAVVFHRPSGRLVSGGVNLVLQSGLSSFHAEITTLSAAQTRLGRYDLSADGGHELVTSSEPCAMCLGAVLWSGVKRVVCGACCDAARAIGFDEGPVFPESWAYLRRAGIEVVEGVLCEEAEAVLKRYKEQGGVVYNA, from the coding sequence ATGAACATTTGCGTGACCCTCCCGGACTGGGTGGACGCCGTGGCCCGCCCCGGAACCGTTTGCGCCACCGATGAGGAAAAAATGGCCATCGCCGTGGCCCTCGCCCGCGAGAACATGAGCCGGGGCGGCGGACCCTTCGGGGCGGTGGTGTTCCACCGGCCCAGCGGCAGGCTGGTCTCCGGCGGGGTGAACCTGGTGCTCCAGTCGGGACTGAGCTCCTTCCATGCCGAAATCACGACCCTGAGCGCCGCCCAGACCCGCCTGGGCCGCTACGACCTGAGCGCGGACGGCGGGCACGAGCTGGTCACCTCCAGCGAACCCTGCGCCATGTGTCTGGGGGCGGTGCTCTGGTCTGGCGTGAAGCGGGTGGTCTGCGGGGCCTGCTGCGACGCGGCCCGGGCCATCGGCTTCGACGAAGGGCCGGTGTTCCCCGAATCCTGGGCCTATCTGCGCCGGGCGGGCATCGAGGTGGTTGAGGGCGTGCTCTGCGAGGAGGCCGAGGCCGTGCTCAAGCGCTACAAGGAGCAGGGCGGGGTGGTCTACAACGCCTGA